Proteins from a genomic interval of Caulobacter sp. SL161:
- a CDS encoding acyltransferase family protein, which produces MPKLPPLQPDSDQMLHLDALRIVGAVMIVVFHFNRFINLDGQWQWADDTIKTFSLIVDLFFFISGYVMAAIYTGRLTSFAAYRDFIQKRVARLGPLHWATMLVFIAVAAAGAAGWIQDRDPRRYDVACIVPNIVFVHAWGVCHSQTWNFASWAISAEMGMYLALPLIFLLTARGPWVTLGVALASIAIMLQTPHGDRPFHQWTWDYGVLRAVPGFLIGMAAFQLRDQLARIPRPNLLMWLLLGGYLVMSWAGVERTILLFVVYAVGLLGVAADAKGAHGGVSRRLAPWAQLSFSLYLLHPIALKMGLAWVGLGMWNLNGDLMRLWVLFWVVALFPIAYLSLVFFERPARDWLAKVGKKQAA; this is translated from the coding sequence ATGCCGAAGCTCCCCCCTCTCCAGCCTGATTCCGACCAGATGCTGCACCTGGACGCCCTGCGTATCGTCGGGGCGGTGATGATCGTGGTGTTCCACTTCAACCGGTTCATCAACCTGGACGGCCAATGGCAGTGGGCGGACGATACGATCAAGACGTTCAGCCTGATCGTCGACCTGTTCTTCTTCATCTCCGGCTATGTGATGGCCGCGATCTATACCGGCCGCCTGACCAGCTTCGCCGCCTATCGCGACTTCATCCAGAAGCGCGTGGCCAGGCTCGGGCCGCTGCACTGGGCCACCATGCTGGTGTTCATCGCCGTGGCCGCCGCCGGCGCGGCCGGCTGGATCCAGGACCGTGACCCGCGCCGCTATGACGTGGCCTGCATCGTGCCCAACATCGTCTTCGTCCACGCCTGGGGCGTCTGTCATTCCCAGACCTGGAACTTCGCCAGCTGGGCGATCAGCGCCGAGATGGGGATGTATCTGGCGCTGCCGCTGATCTTCCTGCTGACCGCGCGCGGGCCATGGGTGACCCTGGGCGTGGCCCTGGCCTCGATCGCCATCATGCTGCAGACGCCGCACGGCGACCGGCCCTTCCACCAGTGGACCTGGGACTATGGCGTGCTGCGGGCCGTGCCCGGCTTCCTGATCGGCATGGCTGCCTTCCAGCTGCGCGATCAGCTGGCCAGGATCCCGCGCCCGAACCTTCTGATGTGGCTGCTGCTGGGCGGCTATCTGGTTATGTCGTGGGCCGGCGTGGAGCGCACCATCCTGCTGTTCGTCGTCTACGCCGTGGGCCTCCTGGGCGTGGCCGCCGACGCCAAGGGCGCGCACGGCGGGGTCAGCCGGCGCCTGGCGCCCTGGGCGCAGCTGTCGTTCAGCCTGTACCTACTGCACCCCATCGCCCTGAAGATGGGCCTGGCCTGGGTGGGCCTGGGGATGTGGAACCTCAACGGCGACCTGATGCGCCTGTGGGTGCTGTTCTGGGTCGTGGCCCTGTTCCCGATCGCCTATCTGTCGCTGGTGTTCTTCGAGCGCCCGGCGCGGGACTGGCTGGCGAAGGTGGGGAAGAAGCAGGCGGCTTGA
- a CDS encoding putative 2OG-Fe(II) oxygenase yields MTDLVTNQAWTLIDNGRAADALRLTTGPAALPQAAPSLLMAHAAALKAMGRTDEALAFNRRAVARAPGDRFAWYNLAATLGDLAIDDEAEGAARKTIALGLDVPEVRLVLGKALQGLHRYDETEATFARALAARPNDAAVHLNLAQLRWMRSGQSEAALAPLDAAIARYPADVTLRTIRSNVLTFAGDHAGADTTLEDALARAPGDLTARIAAARAAGAVGDRARMLAHAREAVRLAPGAPESQTVLCEALLAEGQADAAAQVAEALVADAPDDQYALVLRNTAWRITGDPRGDLYRDYAALVRTDTLDTPDGWESLEAFLDALRDRMLDLHDLKTHPLNQSLRGGSQVPSLDRSRDPLVQAFFASARKAVARYVEALGAGQDPIRRRRAADFAFAGGWSVRLRSEGFHADHVHPRGWISSAFYLDLPGRFDDETTRAGWLRFGRPGCLTQPPLEAEHFIKPERGILALFPSCLWHGTQPFTDADHRLTIAFDVVPR; encoded by the coding sequence ATGACCGATCTCGTGACCAACCAGGCCTGGACGCTCATCGACAACGGGCGAGCCGCCGACGCCCTGCGCCTGACCACGGGTCCCGCCGCCCTGCCCCAGGCCGCGCCCAGCCTCCTGATGGCCCACGCCGCGGCGCTGAAGGCGATGGGCCGGACCGACGAGGCCCTGGCGTTCAACCGCCGCGCGGTGGCACGCGCGCCCGGCGACCGCTTCGCCTGGTACAATCTGGCCGCCACCCTGGGGGATCTGGCGATCGACGACGAGGCCGAGGGCGCGGCGCGCAAGACCATTGCGCTGGGCCTCGACGTCCCCGAGGTGCGGCTCGTTTTGGGCAAGGCGCTACAGGGCCTGCACCGCTATGACGAGACCGAGGCGACCTTCGCCCGCGCCCTGGCCGCCCGGCCCAACGACGCCGCCGTTCATCTCAATCTGGCCCAGCTGCGCTGGATGCGCTCGGGTCAGAGCGAGGCGGCGCTGGCCCCGCTCGACGCCGCCATCGCCCGCTATCCCGCCGACGTCACCCTGCGCACGATCCGCAGCAACGTCCTGACCTTCGCCGGCGACCATGCCGGGGCCGACACCACGCTGGAGGACGCTCTGGCCCGCGCGCCGGGCGATCTGACGGCTCGCATCGCCGCAGCGCGAGCGGCCGGCGCCGTGGGCGACCGGGCGCGGATGCTGGCCCACGCGCGCGAGGCCGTGCGCCTGGCGCCGGGCGCGCCGGAAAGCCAGACGGTCCTCTGCGAGGCCCTGTTGGCCGAGGGCCAGGCCGACGCCGCCGCGCAGGTGGCCGAGGCCCTGGTCGCCGACGCGCCTGACGATCAGTACGCGCTGGTGCTACGCAACACCGCCTGGCGGATCACCGGCGATCCCCGGGGCGATCTCTACCGCGACTACGCCGCCCTGGTGCGGACCGACACTCTGGACACGCCGGACGGTTGGGAGAGCCTCGAGGCCTTCCTCGACGCCCTGCGCGACCGGATGCTGGACCTGCACGATCTGAAGACCCACCCGCTGAACCAGTCCCTGCGGGGCGGCAGTCAGGTGCCGTCGCTGGACCGCTCGCGCGATCCGCTGGTGCAGGCCTTCTTCGCCTCGGCGCGCAAGGCCGTGGCGCGGTATGTCGAGGCGCTGGGCGCGGGCCAGGATCCGATCCGTCGGCGGCGCGCGGCCGACTTCGCCTTCGCGGGCGGCTGGTCGGTGCGGCTGCGGTCCGAGGGCTTCCACGCCGACCACGTGCATCCGCGCGGCTGGATCTCGTCGGCCTTCTATCTGGACCTGCCGGGCCGCTTCGACGACGAGACCACCCGCGCCGGCTGGCTGCGCTTTGGCCGTCCAGGCTGCCTGACGCAGCCGCCCCTCGAGGCCGAGCATTTCATCAAGCCCGAGCGTGGGATCCTGGCCCTGTTCCCCTCGTGCCTGTGGCACGGCACCCAGCCGTTCACGGACGCCGACCACCGCCTGACGATCGCCTTCGACGTCGTTCCGCGCTGA
- a CDS encoding GIY-YIG nuclease family protein, with protein MRSYFVYILASGRNGTLYIGVTGDLARRVWQHREGAPRGFTAKYGVTKLVWYQEFAEISDAIIYEKRIKRWRRAWKLELIEAENPQWLDLYETLNN; from the coding sequence ATGCGCTCTTACTTCGTCTACATCCTGGCGAGCGGACGGAACGGCACACTGTACATAGGCGTCACCGGCGATCTTGCGCGCCGCGTCTGGCAGCACCGCGAGGGGGCGCCCAGAGGCTTCACCGCAAAGTATGGGGTTACGAAGCTCGTCTGGTATCAGGAGTTCGCGGAGATCAGCGACGCCATTATCTACGAGAAGCGCATCAAGCGGTGGCGGCGCGCCTGGAAGCTCGAGCTTATCGAGGCGGAAAACCCGCAGTGGCTCGATCTGTACGAAACGCTGAACAACTAG
- a CDS encoding FadR/GntR family transcriptional regulator → MSDNVKLYRKIADSVADDIEAGRYRLGDRLPTERELAEQFGVSRPTLREAMIALEMLGMIEARHGLGIYVTATTRPLAPSPEIDFEIGAFELIEARRLFEGEAAALAATSITDDQIAALEGLLTRMHEEEEIRGEDADREFHLTIARATGNGAIIATIETLWDWRNRSPLARNILARARGMGLEPRIAEHRRVVDALKARDPAAARQAMRDHLERVIDHLLHATETEAVQRAQEETNARRSALAKRVAI, encoded by the coding sequence ATGTCTGACAACGTCAAGCTCTACCGCAAGATCGCCGACTCCGTGGCCGACGACATCGAGGCCGGGCGCTACAGGCTGGGCGACCGCCTGCCGACCGAGCGGGAACTGGCCGAGCAGTTCGGGGTGTCCCGCCCCACCCTGCGCGAGGCGATGATCGCTCTGGAGATGCTGGGCATGATCGAGGCCCGCCACGGCCTGGGCATCTATGTCACGGCGACCACGCGCCCCCTCGCGCCGTCGCCGGAGATCGACTTCGAGATCGGCGCCTTCGAACTGATCGAGGCCCGCCGCCTGTTCGAGGGCGAGGCCGCCGCCCTGGCCGCCACCTCGATCACCGACGACCAGATCGCGGCGCTGGAAGGCCTGCTGACCCGCATGCACGAGGAGGAGGAAATCCGGGGCGAGGACGCCGACCGCGAGTTCCACCTGACCATCGCCCGGGCTACCGGCAATGGCGCGATCATCGCCACGATCGAGACCCTGTGGGACTGGCGCAACCGCTCGCCGCTCGCCCGCAACATCCTTGCCCGCGCGCGCGGCATGGGCCTGGAGCCCCGCATCGCCGAGCACCGCCGCGTCGTCGACGCCCTCAAGGCCCGCGACCCCGCCGCCGCCCGCCAGGCCATGCGCGACCACCTGGAACGGGTCATCGACCACCTGCTGCACGCCACCGAAACCGAAGCCGTCCAACGCGCCCAGGAAGAAACCAACGCCCGCCGCAGCGCCCTGGCGAAGCGGGTGGCGATCTAG
- a CDS encoding alpha-glucuronidase family glycosyl hydrolase: protein MRLMTFVAALLFLVVPAARAEDGYDLWLRYKPVAESARVAYAARAAAIAPVAETPTLTVARAELERGLAGLVGQPASAAAGARDGVILLASGATPAITGLGLPLQTLGEEGYLIRTVTVGGKATTVIAANRDIGVLYGVFRYLSLIQTGQSVDKLDITSVPKVKLRMLNHWDNLDRHVERGYSGQSIFDWWRLPGHVDPRMVDYARANASIGINGTVLNNVNAKADSLTAPFIAKAAALADTFRPYGIKVYLTARFSSPMEIGGLKTADPLDPAVRAFWKAKADEIYKAIPDFGGFLVKANSEGQPGPQDYGRTHVDGANMLADAVAPHGGVVFWRAFVYSHEQPEDRAKQGYNEFKPFDGQFRDNVVIQVKNGAIDFQPREPFHPLFGAMPKTNLGMEFQITKEYLGFSTHLVYLGPLFEEVLRSDTMARGKGSTVAKVIDGALDGRKLTAMAGVANIGSDRNWSGSQFDQANWYVFGRLAWDPEAGTQAIAQDWTRMTFSADPRLVTPVVSMMMGSREAAVDYMTPLGLHHQMGRDHHYGPGPWVAGGPRADWTSVYYAKASQTGIGFDRTPSGSNATAQYAPAVGACYADLKCVDEKDLLWFHHVPWDYRLTSGDTLWDGLVKHYGRGVAYVDGMEKTWAGLAPYVDARRHREVSDYLKIQRAEAQWWRDASIAWFQTFAKRPLPAGEKPPEQSLEYYQSLKFPWAPGNGK from the coding sequence ATGCGTTTGATGACGTTCGTCGCGGCCCTGCTTTTCCTCGTCGTCCCAGCGGCCCGCGCCGAGGACGGTTACGACCTGTGGCTCCGCTACAAGCCGGTCGCCGAGAGCGCGCGCGTCGCCTACGCCGCCCGCGCCGCCGCGATCGCGCCCGTCGCCGAAACCCCGACCCTGACCGTGGCCCGCGCCGAGCTGGAGCGCGGCCTGGCGGGCCTGGTGGGCCAGCCCGCCTCGGCGGCGGCCGGCGCGCGCGACGGCGTGATCCTGCTCGCGTCGGGCGCGACGCCGGCGATCACCGGCCTTGGCCTGCCGCTGCAGACGCTGGGCGAGGAGGGCTATCTGATCCGCACCGTGACGGTCGGCGGCAAGGCCACCACCGTCATCGCCGCCAACCGCGACATCGGCGTGCTCTACGGCGTGTTCCGCTATCTGTCGCTGATCCAGACCGGCCAGTCGGTCGACAAGCTCGACATCACGTCGGTCCCCAAGGTGAAGCTTCGGATGCTCAACCACTGGGACAACCTCGATCGCCATGTCGAGCGCGGCTATTCTGGCCAGTCGATCTTCGACTGGTGGCGGCTGCCCGGCCATGTCGACCCGCGCATGGTCGACTACGCCCGCGCCAACGCCTCGATCGGGATCAACGGGACGGTCCTGAACAACGTCAACGCCAAGGCCGACAGCCTGACCGCGCCGTTCATCGCCAAGGCCGCCGCGCTCGCCGACACCTTCCGGCCCTATGGGATCAAGGTCTATCTGACCGCGCGCTTTTCTTCGCCGATGGAGATCGGCGGCCTGAAGACCGCCGACCCGCTGGACCCGGCGGTGCGCGCGTTCTGGAAGGCCAAGGCCGACGAGATCTACAAGGCCATCCCCGACTTCGGCGGCTTTCTGGTGAAGGCCAATTCCGAGGGGCAGCCGGGTCCGCAGGACTATGGCCGCACCCATGTCGACGGGGCCAACATGCTGGCCGACGCGGTCGCTCCGCACGGCGGCGTCGTGTTCTGGCGGGCCTTTGTCTATTCGCACGAGCAGCCCGAGGACCGCGCCAAGCAGGGCTATAACGAGTTCAAGCCGTTCGACGGCCAGTTCCGCGACAATGTGGTCATCCAGGTCAAGAACGGCGCCATCGACTTCCAGCCGCGCGAGCCGTTCCACCCGCTGTTCGGGGCCATGCCCAAGACCAATCTCGGCATGGAGTTCCAGATCACCAAGGAATATCTCGGCTTCTCGACCCACCTCGTCTACCTCGGCCCGCTGTTCGAGGAGGTTCTGCGCTCGGACACGATGGCCCGTGGCAAGGGCTCGACCGTGGCCAAGGTGATCGACGGGGCGCTGGACGGCCGCAAGCTGACCGCCATGGCGGGCGTGGCCAATATCGGCAGCGACCGCAACTGGAGCGGCTCGCAGTTCGACCAGGCCAACTGGTACGTCTTCGGGCGCCTGGCCTGGGACCCAGAGGCGGGCACGCAGGCCATCGCGCAGGACTGGACCAGGATGACCTTCAGCGCCGACCCGCGCCTGGTGACGCCGGTCGTGTCGATGATGATGGGCTCGCGCGAGGCGGCGGTGGACTACATGACGCCGCTGGGCCTGCATCACCAGATGGGCCGGGACCACCACTATGGCCCGGGACCCTGGGTCGCCGGCGGCCCGCGCGCCGACTGGACCAGCGTCTACTACGCCAAGGCCAGCCAGACCGGGATCGGCTTTGACCGCACCCCCTCCGGCAGCAACGCCACGGCCCAGTACGCGCCGGCGGTGGGCGCCTGTTACGCGGACCTCAAATGCGTCGACGAGAAGGACCTGCTGTGGTTCCACCACGTCCCCTGGGACTATCGCCTGACGTCCGGCGACACCCTGTGGGACGGGCTGGTCAAGCACTATGGCCGCGGCGTGGCCTATGTGGACGGCATGGAAAAGACCTGGGCGGGCCTGGCCCCCTATGTCGACGCCCGGCGCCACCGCGAGGTGTCGGACTATCTGAAGATCCAGCGGGCCGAGGCCCAGTGGTGGCGCGACGCCTCTATCGCCTGGTTCCAGACCTTCGCCAAGCGTCCCCTGCCGGCGGGCGAAAAGCCCCCGGAGCAGTCGCTGGAGTACTATCAGAGCCTGAAGTTCCCCTGGGCTCCGGGGAACGGGAAGTAA
- the manD gene encoding D-mannonate dehydratase ManD: MPKIIAAKTIVTCPGRNFVTLKIMTDEGVYGLGDATLNGRELAVEAYLTQHVIPCLIGRDAHQIEDIWQYLYRGCYWRRGPVTMAAIAAVDTALWDIKGKIAGLPVYQLLGGACRSGVMVYGHANGETIDETLDNAAVYAEQGYKAIRLQTGVPGMSGTYGVSKDKFFYEPADSDLPKETIWSTERYLRSTPALFEAARERLGDDLHLLHDVHHRLTPIEAARLGKDLEPYRLFWMEDATPAENQASFRLIRQHTTTPLAVGEIFNAIWDCKQLIEEQLIDYIRATVVHAGGITHLKKLASFADLHHVRTGCHGATDLSPVCMGAALHFDLSIPNFGVQEYMRHTPETDAVFPHAYTFKDGMLHPGDAPGLGVDIDEDLAAKYPYQRAYLPIARRLDGSMHDW, from the coding sequence ATGCCCAAGATCATCGCCGCCAAGACCATCGTCACGTGTCCGGGGCGCAACTTCGTCACCCTGAAGATCATGACCGACGAGGGCGTCTATGGCCTGGGCGACGCTACGCTGAACGGCCGTGAACTGGCGGTCGAGGCCTATCTGACCCAGCACGTCATCCCCTGCCTGATCGGCCGCGACGCCCACCAGATCGAGGACATCTGGCAGTACCTCTATCGTGGCTGCTACTGGCGTCGGGGCCCGGTGACCATGGCCGCCATCGCCGCCGTCGACACGGCCCTGTGGGACATCAAGGGCAAGATCGCCGGCCTGCCGGTCTATCAGTTGCTGGGCGGCGCCTGCCGCTCGGGCGTCATGGTCTATGGCCACGCCAATGGCGAGACGATCGACGAGACCCTCGACAACGCCGCCGTCTATGCCGAGCAGGGCTACAAGGCCATCCGCCTGCAGACCGGCGTGCCCGGCATGAGCGGCACCTATGGCGTCTCCAAGGACAAGTTCTTCTACGAGCCCGCCGACAGCGATCTGCCCAAGGAGACGATCTGGTCGACCGAGCGCTATCTGCGCAGCACCCCCGCCCTGTTCGAGGCCGCCCGCGAGCGGCTGGGCGATGACCTGCACCTGCTGCACGACGTCCACCACCGCCTGACCCCGATCGAGGCCGCGCGTCTGGGCAAGGATCTGGAGCCCTACCGCCTGTTCTGGATGGAGGACGCCACCCCGGCCGAGAACCAGGCCAGTTTCCGCCTGATCCGCCAGCACACCACGACCCCCCTGGCCGTCGGCGAGATCTTCAACGCGATCTGGGACTGCAAGCAGCTGATCGAGGAGCAGCTGATCGACTACATCCGCGCCACGGTCGTTCACGCCGGCGGGATCACCCACCTGAAGAAGCTGGCCAGCTTCGCCGATCTGCACCATGTGCGCACCGGCTGCCACGGCGCCACCGACCTGTCGCCGGTCTGCATGGGCGCGGCCCTGCACTTTGACCTGTCGATCCCCAACTTCGGCGTCCAGGAATATATGCGCCACACGCCCGAGACCGACGCGGTGTTCCCCCACGCCTACACCTTCAAGGACGGCATGCTGCACCCCGGCGACGCTCCAGGCCTGGGCGTCGACATCGACGAGGACCTGGCGGCGAAGTACCCCTATCAGCGCGCTTATCTGCCCATCGCCCGCCGCCTCGACGGGTCGATGCACGACTGGTGA
- a CDS encoding tryptophan halogenase family protein encodes MTHDHRLRRIVIVGGGTAGWMTAAALGRFLKDGYTKVTLVESEAIGTVGVGESTIPQINIFNRMLGLDENDFVRKTKATFKLGIDFVDWQRIGHTYHHPFGPYGVDMEGVSFHAYWLKLRAMGLDDDLGAYSLQTVGARQSKFMRPNGQANSPLGQIAYAFQFDAGLYARFLREYSEARGVTRQEGKIASVQQDGQSGHVTSVTLESGQVIEGDLFIDCSGFRGLLIEQTLKTGYEDWSQWLLNDRAMAMPCTLGGSMSPVTRATARPHGWQWRIPLQHRLGNGYAYSSRHVSDDEALADLLSQLDGEPLADPNLIRFTPGRRKKSWNGNVVAIGLSAGFMEPLESQSIYLIQVGIARLLAHFPDRHFRQADIDRYNRTMTFEYEKIRDFIILHFKATARSDTPYWDYLREMPIPDYLADKIELFKGSGRVFRENDELFNDTSWFAVFIGQGIIPESYDPMVDCMNEGLFKARMAEIKAVIARSAEVMPGHMEFIRENCAAEG; translated from the coding sequence ATGACCCACGACCACCGCCTGCGCCGCATCGTCATCGTCGGCGGCGGCACCGCCGGCTGGATGACCGCCGCCGCCCTGGGGCGCTTTCTCAAGGACGGCTACACCAAGGTCACCCTGGTCGAGTCCGAGGCCATCGGCACGGTCGGCGTCGGCGAGTCGACCATCCCGCAGATCAACATCTTCAACCGGATGCTGGGGCTGGACGAAAACGACTTCGTCCGAAAGACCAAGGCGACCTTCAAGCTGGGCATCGACTTCGTCGACTGGCAGCGGATCGGCCACACCTATCACCATCCGTTCGGCCCCTATGGCGTCGACATGGAGGGCGTGTCGTTCCACGCCTATTGGCTGAAACTGCGGGCCATGGGCCTGGACGACGATCTGGGCGCCTACAGCCTGCAGACCGTGGGCGCGCGGCAGAGCAAGTTCATGCGCCCCAACGGCCAGGCCAACTCGCCGCTGGGCCAGATCGCCTACGCCTTCCAGTTCGACGCCGGGCTCTACGCCAGGTTCCTGCGGGAATACTCCGAGGCGCGCGGCGTCACCCGGCAGGAGGGCAAGATCGCCTCGGTCCAGCAGGACGGTCAGAGCGGCCACGTCACCTCGGTGACGCTGGAGAGCGGCCAGGTTATCGAGGGCGATCTCTTCATCGACTGCTCGGGCTTTCGGGGCCTGCTGATCGAGCAGACCCTGAAGACCGGCTATGAGGACTGGTCGCAGTGGCTGCTGAACGACCGGGCCATGGCCATGCCCTGCACGCTGGGCGGCTCGATGTCGCCGGTGACGCGGGCCACGGCCCGGCCGCACGGCTGGCAATGGCGCATCCCGCTGCAGCATCGCCTCGGCAACGGCTACGCCTATTCCAGCCGGCATGTCAGCGACGACGAGGCCCTGGCCGACCTGCTCAGCCAGCTGGACGGCGAGCCCCTGGCCGACCCGAACCTGATCCGCTTCACGCCGGGCCGCCGCAAGAAGAGCTGGAACGGCAATGTCGTGGCCATCGGCCTGTCGGCGGGGTTCATGGAGCCGCTGGAAAGCCAGTCGATCTATCTGATCCAGGTCGGCATCGCGCGCCTCCTGGCCCACTTCCCCGACCGCCATTTCCGGCAGGCCGACATCGACCGCTACAACCGGACCATGACGTTCGAGTACGAGAAGATCCGGGACTTCATCATCCTGCACTTCAAGGCCACGGCGCGCAGCGACACCCCCTACTGGGACTATCTGCGCGAGATGCCGATCCCAGACTATCTGGCCGACAAGATCGAGCTCTTCAAAGGCTCGGGCCGGGTGTTCCGCGAGAACGACGAGCTGTTCAACGACACCTCGTGGTTCGCGGTGTTCATCGGCCAGGGGATCATCCCGGAGAGCTACGACCCGATGGTCGACTGCATGAACGAGGGCCTGTTCAAGGCCCGCATGGCCGAGATCAAGGCGGTCATCGCCCGCTCCGCCGAGGTGATGCCGGGACACATGGAGTTCATCCGGGAGAACTGTGCAGCGGAGGGGTAG
- a CDS encoding HAD family hydrolase, which yields MSTITTVGVDADDTLWHCESLFRLSHARFLELLSEHGDPAKIEAQLTAVEKRNLRVYGYGAKGFTLSMIETALEVTDGAVDTRVIREILAVGREMLTEPIEPLPGVENALSTLSDRYRLILITKGDLLHQEQKLASSGLGDYFVAVEIVSEKDASTYRRVFDRYGTGAEQAVMAGNSMRSDILPALEAGCWGALIPYPLVWSHEAADAPVGHSRYVELGGISELPAWVEGISR from the coding sequence ATGAGCACGATCACGACCGTCGGCGTCGACGCCGACGACACCCTGTGGCACTGCGAGAGCCTGTTCCGCCTGTCCCACGCCCGCTTCCTGGAGCTGTTGTCCGAGCACGGCGATCCTGCGAAGATCGAGGCCCAGCTGACGGCCGTCGAGAAGCGCAACCTGCGGGTCTATGGCTACGGGGCCAAGGGCTTCACCCTGTCGATGATCGAGACGGCGCTGGAGGTCACCGACGGGGCGGTCGACACCCGCGTGATCCGCGAGATCCTGGCCGTCGGCCGCGAGATGCTGACCGAGCCGATCGAGCCGCTGCCGGGCGTGGAGAACGCGCTCTCGACGCTGTCGGACCGCTATCGCCTGATCCTGATCACCAAGGGCGACCTCCTGCACCAGGAGCAGAAGCTGGCCTCGTCGGGCCTGGGCGACTATTTCGTCGCCGTCGAGATCGTGTCCGAAAAGGACGCCAGCACCTACCGCCGGGTGTTCGACCGTTACGGCACGGGCGCGGAGCAGGCGGTGATGGCGGGCAACTCGATGCGGTCCGACATCCTGCCGGCCCTGGAGGCCGGCTGCTGGGGCGCCTTGATCCCGTATCCCCTGGTCTGGTCCCACGAGGCGGCGGACGCGCCTGTGGGGCATTCGCGCTATGTCGAGCTGGGCGGCATCAGCGAGCTGCCGGCGTGGGTGGAGGGGATTTCGCGCTAA
- a CDS encoding amidohydrolase, which translates to MKSLFAASALVLLIATAAQAGPLNVPATQKVISAQLDRDYPALEALYKDIHAHPELGFQEVETAKKLAAQMRALGFTVTEGVGKTGVVAVLKNGEGPKVLIRTELDGLPMQEKSGLAWASQATATWNGEKVFVAHACGHDIHMAAWVGAARQLVAMKAKWKGTLVFVAQPSEETVRGARAMLDDGLWDKIGGKPDYGFALHVGSGPAGEVYYKAGVLTSTSDGLDITFNGRGGHGSMPSATIDPVLMAARFTVDVQSVISREKDPSAFGVVTVGSIQAGSAGNIIPDKARVRGTIRTQDNAVREKILDGVRRTVKAVTDMAGAPPADLKLTPGGKMVVNDAALTDRTAVVFKAAFGARAVAQDKPGSASEDYSEFILAGVPSVYFGLGGSDPAEVAKAKAEGRELPVNHSPYFAPMAEPTIRTGVEAMTLAVLNVVGK; encoded by the coding sequence ATGAAGTCCCTGTTCGCCGCCTCCGCCCTGGTCTTGCTGATCGCCACCGCCGCCCAGGCCGGGCCGCTGAACGTGCCCGCCACGCAGAAGGTGATCAGCGCCCAGCTCGACCGCGACTATCCGGCGCTGGAGGCGCTGTACAAGGACATCCACGCCCACCCGGAGCTCGGCTTCCAGGAGGTCGAGACCGCCAAGAAGCTGGCCGCGCAGATGCGGGCGCTGGGCTTCACCGTCACCGAGGGCGTCGGCAAGACCGGCGTCGTGGCGGTGCTCAAGAACGGCGAGGGCCCCAAGGTGCTGATCCGCACCGAGCTGGACGGCCTGCCGATGCAGGAAAAGTCGGGCCTGGCCTGGGCCAGCCAGGCCACCGCCACCTGGAACGGCGAGAAGGTCTTCGTCGCCCATGCCTGCGGCCACGACATCCACATGGCCGCCTGGGTCGGCGCAGCGCGCCAGCTGGTGGCGATGAAGGCCAAATGGAAGGGTACGCTGGTTTTCGTGGCCCAGCCCTCGGAGGAGACGGTTCGCGGCGCCCGCGCCATGCTGGACGACGGCCTGTGGGACAAGATCGGCGGCAAGCCCGACTACGGCTTTGCGCTGCACGTCGGCTCGGGCCCGGCCGGCGAGGTCTATTACAAGGCCGGGGTGCTGACCTCGACCTCGGACGGCCTCGACATCACCTTCAACGGCCGGGGCGGGCACGGCTCGATGCCCTCGGCCACCATCGACCCGGTGCTGATGGCCGCCCGCTTCACCGTCGATGTGCAGAGCGTGATCAGCCGTGAGAAGGATCCGTCGGCGTTCGGCGTAGTGACGGTCGGCTCGATCCAGGCGGGCAGCGCCGGCAACATCATCCCCGACAAGGCCCGGGTCCGCGGCACGATCCGCACCCAGGACAACGCCGTGCGCGAGAAGATCCTCGACGGCGTGCGCCGCACGGTGAAGGCGGTGACCGACATGGCCGGCGCCCCGCCCGCCGACCTGAAACTGACCCCGGGCGGCAAGATGGTGGTCAATGATGCGGCCCTGACCGACCGCACCGCGGTGGTGTTCAAGGCCGCCTTCGGCGCCCGCGCCGTGGCCCAGGACAAGCCGGGCTCGGCGTCCGAGGACTATTCGGAATTCATCCTGGCCGGCGTGCCGTCCGTCTATTTCGGCCTTGGCGGCTCCGACCCCGCCGAGGTCGCCAAGGCCAAGGCTGAAGGCCGCGAGCTGCCGGTCAACCACTCGCCGTACTTCGCCCCCATGGCCGAGCCGACCATCCGCACGGGGGTCGAGGCGATGACCCTGGCGGTGCTGAATGTGGTGGGGAAGTAG